One window of Pelmatolapia mariae isolate MD_Pm_ZW linkage group LG18, Pm_UMD_F_2, whole genome shotgun sequence genomic DNA carries:
- the ccdc18 gene encoding coiled-coil domain-containing protein 18: MESVSALRKKVGCVRQENACLTLQDEQLISDLDAMQYEMATSKSQVYLRGPRAGVHNNVVVMSEQIRQLEAELEAQAKELKAAELRAECCQEAAAHSDIVVATLTEELSTLREELENKTALGKRAEQQRNQALENAENLKEAFKDYKATISIKLKRVMESENKLKESLIECDREKEELEMKCTELEREKAEHRQTISQLTEEVKQFKAAAATLQAQIEEAGHKASHLERQLMERGAECRNVASLRRELEDLRAVTHSQEQKVAQSQKEAQQSQTELAGLEAILALLHLREGTLGQICASPCMLPPVDYTGAAHLMKLKPGEGYQQLMRVLQSKEAERLKQSNLIERLQDRLSRAQEEISSLQNSMAQRASHYQSLHTELLDKLKQATDTEKELKKKKARVAALEKQLQEKTSAYSLAALKNTELETQLQEKTSSVQHYQSLLTKKQREYQQSLEKCQQSHSHQFTEQQQRIQMLQLSLEEVQPRVAEMEQELSSLQRERDEAQRTALLLQNSLDQLTQEKQVEVRQNEEFLQSFKEQAARSAAKVCELQSSLSACRKDMNSYLQQIEEMKKNYETELERNKEKVSSLQEKLHSTTLVCQSSSEENLQLQLSLQQQQTMLTESSARVSELEESQSQLHRQVSGLEQQLERARVSLQEELSKRQEDNQVKEKKLREINQQNERLSESVRHLTLEVKKCREELVSKESELERLRKDVGVKTSQIGCMEESLQHIKSQLISKNDIVMDLEKELNRSEAERRSCSQKVELLEGQLQMVQNELADTLKQLQELKDVLQKTQKVSDEQQASVEKLTVQLRETQRELEERTHEVLDMDNALRERQGELQQRAKLLGQLDVAIKEHKQELERKVESLQQSLEARERELRDAQKELTDRNMKESQELFACQQKLQKVLKELEKTQGHCEGLTRELDAAKLQTKETEAQLCAVEEELTLKEARWLQSEARLQGMVTGLEQELELEREQHSKELESLQETRGQLLKVSEQVSSTMRSSQEQLTVKLQQSQTQLEEARVRFDQTKAQLDQTKTELEHAWKRATHLQSQLDQSETQLLQSQTQLEQSRTLYEQTRAQNSRLQAQLEHLTAVLNQTRVEAAQLQSQLHASEKSVETSSDSLLIKESEVARLQARISSLGRAADRQHLYNHSPSISSLHKVTDSPQLCLSAPSPASSPKKLQTTISSPPHAHSTHLSSPTYAQTCLSPSARSYLKPTSAPHLSESRQTCDWLQSSSIDSSLDLPESVKATLREALSKQPWESLSHSISSLPDTVDHSWQGLSASDATVISDNSFNPLTYMVDRESDRNPDVEGIVMERDEGKLLSDSRRESVSTLVGQEEQADMSSLTGMLKFVNQTLAMQEDPSLWRSINLPHT, translated from the exons GGCAGCAGAGCTGAGGGCAGAGTGTTGTCAGGAAGCTGCAGCTCACAGCGACATTGTGGTAGCGACTCTTACTGAAGAGCTGAGCACACTCAGGGAGGAGCTGGAAAACAAGACAGCGTTAGGAAAACG GGCAGAGCAACAGAGGAATCAAGCACTTGAAAATGCAGAGAACCTCAAAGAAGCCTTCAAAGATTATAAGGCTACAATTTCCATTAAGCTTAAAAGG GTGATGGAGAgtgaaaacaaactaaaagaaAGTCTCATAGAGTGTGACCGAGAGAAAGAGGAGCTGGAGATGAAGTGCACTGAGCTGGAGAGGGAGAAGGcagaacacagacagacaattag TCAGCTGACGGAGGAGGTGAAACAGTTTAAGGCTGCGGCCGCTACCCTCCAAGCCCAAATCGAAGAGGCTGGACATAAAGCTTCGCACCTGGAGCGGCAGCTTATGGAGCGAGGTGCAGAGTGCAGGAATGTGGCCTCTTTGCGCAGGGAACTGGAAGACCTGCGGGCTGTGACCCACAGCCAGGAGCAGAAGGTCGCCCAGAGCCAGAAAGAGGCTCAGCAGAGCCAGACAGAGCTGGCCGGCTTGGAGGCCATACTGGCCCTGCTGCATCTGCGAGAG ggTACTTTGGGGCAAATCTGTGCCAGTCCTTGCATGTTGCCCCCAGTGGACTATACGGGAGCTGCACACCTGATGAAGCTAAAGCCAG GTGAGGGCTACCAGCAGCTCATGCGAGTGCTGCAGTCAAAGGAAGCTGAGCGGCTGAAACAGAGCAACCTGATCGAGCGGCTTCAGGATCGTCTGAGCAGGGCCCAGGAGGAAATCTCCTCCCTGCAGAACTCCATGGCCCAGAGAGCCTCCCACTACCAGAGCCTCCACACAGAGCTGCTGGACAAACTCAAACAAgccacagacacagagaaagag ttaaagaagaaaaaggcaCGAGTTGCTGCACTGGAAAAGCAGTTACAGGAGAAGACTTCAGCCTACAGTCTGGCTGCACTGAAAAACACTGAGCTGGAGACTCAATTACAG GAGAAGACCAGCAGCGTCCAGCATTACCAgtcactgctgaccaaaaagcaACGGGAGTATCAGCAGTCTCTGGAAAAGTGTCAGCAGTCTCATTCTCACCAATTCACAGAGCAGCAACAAAGAATACAAATG CTGCAGTTGTCTCTGGAAGAGGTTCAGCCTCGGGTGGCAGAGATGGAGCAGGAGTTGAGTTCCCTCCAGAGGGAGCGAGACGAGGCTCAGAGAACAGCTCTGTTGCTGCAGAACTCTCTAGATCAGCTCACACAG GAGAAGCAGGTGGAAGTCAGACAGAACGAGGAGTTTCTCCAGAGTTTCAAAGAGCAGGCAGCTCGCTCTGCAGCCAAG GTGTGTGAGCTGCAGTCGTCTCTGTCAGCATGCAGAAAAGACATGAACTCATACCTGCAGCAGATAGAAGAGATGAAGAAGAACTATGAGACCGAGCTGGAGAGGAACAAGGAGAAG GTGTCCTCTCTGCAGGAGAAGCTTCACAGCACCACTCTGGTTTGTCAGAGCTCCAGTGAGGAgaacctgcagctgcagctttctctccagcagcagcagaccatGCTCACAGAGAGCAGCGCTCGTGTTTCTGAGCTGGAGGAGAGCCAAAGCCAGCTGCACAGGCAG GTGTCGGGTCTGGagcagcagctggaaagagcccGAGTGTCTCTGCAGGAAGAATTAAGCAAGAGACAGGAAGATAATCAGGTGAAGGAGAAGAAGCTGCGGGAGATAAACCAGCAGAATGAACGGCTCTCCGAGTCTGTGAG aCATCTCACATTAGAGGTGAAAAAGTGCAGGGAGGAGCTAGTGTCCAAGGAGTCAGAGCTGGAGCGTCTGAGGAAGGATGTCGGTGTTAAGACTTCTCAGATCGGCTGTATGGAGGAGAGCCTGCAGCACATAAAGAGCCAACTCATCAGCAAGAATGACATTG TTATGGATCTGGAGAAGGAGCTTAATCGTAGTGAGGCAGAACGGCGCAGCTGTTCTCAGAAAGTCGAACTCTTAGAGGGGCAGCTGCAGATGGTGCAGAACGAGTTGGCTGACACTCTGAAGCAACTACAGGAACTCAAGGATGTTTTACAGAAAACCCAAAAGGTTTCAGATGAGCAGCAAGCCTCAGTGGAAAAACTGACTGTCCAGCTGAG GGAGACCCAAAGGGAGCTGGAGGAGAGAACTCACGAGGTTTTAGACATGGACAACGCCCTGAGGGAAAGACAGGGGGAGCTCCAACAGAGAGCAAAGCTG CTTGGCCAACTGGACGTGGCCATCAAAGAGCACAAGCAGGAGCTGGAGAGGAAGGTGGAGTCTCTGCAGCAGAGCCTGgaagccagagagagagagctgagggACGCACAGAAGGAGCTCACTGACAGAAACATGAAG GAGTCCCAGGAGCTGTTTGCATGTCAGCAGAAACTTCAGAAAGTTCTCAAAGAGCTTGAAAAAACTCAGGGTCACTGTGAGGGTCTGACCAGAGAGCTGGATGCTGCCAAGCTGCAGACCAAAGAGACG GAGGCCCAGCTGTGTGCCGTAGAGGAGGAGCTGACTCTGAAGGAGGCGCGCTGGCTGCAGTCGGAGGCCAGGCTTCAGGGCATGGTCACCGGCTTAGAGCAGGAGCTGGAGCTGGAGAGGGAGCAGCATAGCAAAGAG CTGGAGTCTCTTCAGGAGACTCGAGGCCAGCTCCTCAAAGTCTCGGAGCAGGTCTCCTCCACAATGCGCTCCTCCCAGGAACAGCTCACTGTTAAACTTCAGCAGAGCCAGACCCAGCTCGAAGAAGCCAGGGTCCGCTTTGATCAGACCAAAGCCCAGCTGGACCAAACTAAGACGGAGCTTGAGCACGCCTGGAAGCGAGCTACTCACCTCCAATCACAGTTAGACCAGAGCGAGACACAGCTCCTTCAGAGCCAGACTCAGCTGGAACAGAGCAGGACTCTTTACGAGCAAACTAGAGCCCAGAACAGTCGTCTGCAGGCACAGCTGGAGCATCTCACTGCTGTGCTAAATCAAACCAGAGTCGAGGCCGCCCAGCTCCAGAGTCAGCTCCATGCCTCCGAGAAGTCCGTGGAGACCTCCAGTGATTCCCTCCTCATCAAG GAGTCTGAGGTGGCTCGTCTCCAGGCCAGGATCTCCAGTTTGGGACGAGCTGCAGACCGACAACATCTGTACAATCACAGCCCGTCTATCTCTTCTCTGCACAAAGTCACAGACTCTCCCCAGCTCTGCCTCTCTGCTCCTTCCCCTGCGTCCTCCCCCAAAAAGCTTCAGACGACTATCAGCTCTCCTCCTCATGCCCATTCCACACACCTAAGCTCCCCAACATATGCGCAGACGTGTTTATCACCCTCTGCTCGCTCATACCTTAAACCCACCTCGGCTCCTCATCTCTCGGAGAGCCGACAAACGTGTGACTGGCTGCAGAGCAGCAGTATTGACTCTTCCTTGGACCTCCCTGAGAGCGTAAAAGCCACACTGAGAGAGGCTTTGAGTAAGCAACCATGGGAGTCCTTGTCGCACTCAATTTCCTCTTTACCAGACACAGTGGACCACAGCTGGCAGGGCCTCAGTGCCTCAGATGCCACAGTAATCTCTGATAACTCTTTCAACCCGCTTACTTACATGGTGGACAGAGAAAGTGACAGAAATCCAGATGTGGAAGGCATCGTGATGGAGAGGGATGAAGGCAAGCTGCTCAGTGATTCGAGGAGGGAGTCTGTGAGCACTCTGGTGGGTCAGGAGGAACAGGCTGATATGAGTTCACTGACAGGCATGCTGAAGTTTGTCAATCAGACACTGGCCATGCAGGAAGATCCTTCTTTATGGAGATCCATAAATCTACCACATACATGA